The DNA region TGACGGCGCAGGCAGCGCCGTGTCCTCGGGCAGCACGTGCCGCCCGGACAGTTCCGAGAACGACGCCATCAGCGCCCGGTACCCGCTCAGGAACTGCGTGTACTCCTGCCGCGCCCCGGTCAGGCGGGAGGTCAGGTCCGCGTGCCGCTCCGTGAAGGCCCGTTCCAGCGCCGCGATCCGCTCGGCCTGCGCCCGCTCGCGTTCCAGCGTCAACTGGTGGTGGTCGCGTTCCAGGTCCGCGAACCGGCTGCGGAACGCGGCTTCCAGCGCCGCCAGCCGCGCCTGATGCCCGCTTTCCAGTTCGGCGCGGCGGGCCTCGGCGTCGCGCACCACCGAGTCGCGTTGCAGGCTCGCCTGCGCGATCATCAGGTCGGATTCCCGCGCGGCGTTCTCCCGCAGTTCGTGCGAGATGCGTTCGGCCGCCACGACCGCCCGGCGGATCTCGTCCTCGTTCTGACGGCCTTCTTCCAGCTGGCGTTCCAGTCCCGTGATCTGCTCGCGCAGCGCCTGATGCTGTTGCAGGTGCGCTTCCAGATCGTCGGACAGGTCATTCAGGAACGCGCGCACGGCGGCCCGGTCGTACCCGCCCATGCGGGTCGGGAATTCCTGATGACGCACGTCTAGGGGTGTGAATTTCACGAGAACAGACTCCTTCCCACCCGGACCAGGGTGGCTCCTGCGCGAACGGCCAGCGGGTAATCCCCGCTCATGCCCATGCTCAACTCTGACAGACCCAGGTCGTGGGCGCGCCGGGCCGTGTCCGTGAACAGGGCCAGCAGCCGCGCCTCCCGCTCCGCCGCGCCCAGGTCCGTGTCGTCCAGGTCCGCGTGGTCGGGCGCCATGACCATCAGGCCGCGCACGGTCAGGCCGGTCGCCTGCACCTGCCGCAGCACGCCCGGCAGGTCCGCCCCGTCCACGCCGTGCTTCTGCGCCTCGCCGTTATGCAGTTGCAGCAGCAGGTCCGGCGCGCGCCCCCAGCCCTGCGCGGCCTGCGCGATCGCCTCGGCCTGCCACGCGGCCTCGATGCCGTGCACCAGCGTCACGGGCCGCAGGTACTTGACCTTGTTACGTTGCAGCGTCCCGATGTAATGCCATTCCAGGTCCGGGCGCAGCGCCGCCTTGTCCCGCAGTTCCTGCGCGCGGCCCTCACCCAGCGGGAACGCGCCGTGGGCCAGCACGTGCGCCTCGATGCTGGGCAGGTCCTGCCCCTTG from Deinococcus seoulensis includes:
- a CDS encoding DivIVA domain-containing protein, which encodes MKFTPLDVRHQEFPTRMGGYDRAAVRAFLNDLSDDLEAHLQQHQALREQITGLERQLEEGRQNEDEIRRAVVAAERISHELRENAARESDLMIAQASLQRDSVVRDAEARRAELESGHQARLAALEAAFRSRFADLERDHHQLTLERERAQAERIAALERAFTERHADLTSRLTGARQEYTQFLSGYRALMASFSELSGRHVLPEDTALPAPSLPQHATLEGAALPDLTDVRPDPTPDASLTAAPTADPALPDASADTESRTAAPPAQRDVIRHALVVPGAAVSEPHNREPHGSEPHSDVQARRQDEPDSTGPRIEGQQFL
- a CDS encoding YggS family pyridoxal phosphate enzyme, which gives rise to MSVPAVLASIREAEAQAGRAPGSARLVAVTKGQDLPSIEAHVLAHGAFPLGEGRAQELRDKAALRPDLEWHYIGTLQRNKVKYLRPVTLVHGIEAAWQAEAIAQAAQGWGRAPDLLLQLHNGEAQKHGVDGADLPGVLRQVQATGLTVRGLMVMAPDHADLDDTDLGAAEREARLLALFTDTARRAHDLGLSELSMGMSGDYPLAVRAGATLVRVGRSLFS